A genomic segment from Candidatus Margulisiibacteriota bacterium encodes:
- a CDS encoding ferrous iron transporter B, whose protein sequence is MRKILLIGNPNVGKSAVFARLTGLEVITSNYPGTTVEFRKGYMLLGEEKVEVVDVPGTYTLEPNCKAEEVTCDILKEATKAALKTGDVVINVVDATNLERNLYLTLELMELKIPVIVAMNMWDDTKHRGIHIDLKQLSDWLDVPVVPTVAVTGEGFARLIGQVYKARPPKVRKHTRDERWEDIGRIIALAQRLEHRHHTIWERIQDMTIKPETGLPFALVIAFFSFFVIRFIGEGIINYISDPVFNNLWTPILLKLSAWLGGGGLFHDILVGKLIAGQIDYIQSFGVLSTALYVEFAMVLPYIVSFYLILGLLEDSGYLPRLAVLMDNLMHHIGLHGFAIVPTLLSFGCNVPGILATRVLESKRERFIASTLISIGIPCAALQAMIIGLLGRHGLLPVLVVYGTLGLTWLVLGMIMNRLTPGFSPELLLEIPPYRWPPPRVLFRKTWWRVREFITEALPLIMLGVLVVNLLYYLNIFDAIAAVTAPVVSGLLGLPKGAIVAIVIGFLRKDVAVGMLVPLALTVKQLIVASVVLATFFPCIATFIIFIRELGWKDMLKGTAIMLVTSLTVGGLLNFILNLF, encoded by the coding sequence ATGAGAAAGATCCTGCTGATCGGCAATCCCAACGTCGGCAAGAGTGCGGTTTTTGCCCGGTTGACCGGGTTGGAAGTTATTACCTCAAACTATCCGGGGACAACCGTTGAATTCCGCAAGGGGTACATGCTCCTGGGGGAAGAAAAAGTCGAAGTGGTTGACGTTCCCGGGACCTATACTCTGGAGCCGAACTGCAAAGCGGAAGAGGTAACCTGCGATATCCTCAAAGAAGCGACCAAAGCGGCGCTCAAAACCGGGGATGTGGTCATCAATGTGGTTGACGCGACCAACCTGGAGCGGAACCTCTATCTGACCCTGGAACTGATGGAGCTCAAGATCCCGGTCATTGTCGCCATGAACATGTGGGACGACACCAAGCACCGGGGGATCCATATCGACCTGAAGCAATTGTCCGACTGGCTTGACGTACCGGTCGTGCCGACCGTGGCGGTGACCGGCGAAGGGTTTGCCCGACTGATCGGCCAGGTCTATAAAGCCAGGCCGCCAAAGGTAAGAAAGCACACCCGCGACGAGCGCTGGGAAGATATCGGCCGGATCATCGCCCTGGCCCAGCGGCTGGAGCACCGGCACCATACGATCTGGGAACGGATCCAGGATATGACGATCAAACCGGAGACCGGCTTGCCGTTCGCTCTGGTCATTGCCTTTTTCTCTTTTTTCGTTATCCGTTTTATTGGCGAGGGGATCATCAACTATATCTCCGACCCGGTGTTCAATAATTTGTGGACCCCGATCTTGCTGAAATTAAGTGCCTGGCTTGGCGGGGGAGGGCTGTTTCATGACATTCTGGTCGGCAAACTGATCGCCGGCCAGATCGATTACATCCAATCGTTCGGGGTCTTGAGCACTGCGCTTTATGTTGAATTTGCCATGGTCCTTCCATATATAGTTTCCTTTTATCTGATCCTTGGCTTGCTGGAGGATTCGGGCTACCTGCCGCGCCTGGCGGTTTTGATGGACAACCTGATGCACCACATTGGCCTGCACGGGTTTGCCATTGTCCCGACCCTCCTTTCGTTTGGCTGTAATGTCCCGGGGATCCTGGCGACCAGGGTCCTGGAAAGCAAGCGGGAGCGTTTTATCGCTTCAACCCTGATCTCGATCGGCATCCCCTGCGCCGCCCTGCAGGCAATGATCATTGGACTGCTGGGCCGGCACGGGCTTTTACCGGTTTTGGTCGTCTACGGAACGCTCGGTTTGACCTGGCTGGTGTTAGGGATGATCATGAACCGGTTGACCCCCGGGTTCAGCCCGGAGCTTCTGCTGGAGATCCCGCCATACCGCTGGCCTCCCCCCAGGGTCTTGTTCCGCAAGACCTGGTGGCGGGTCAGGGAGTTTATAACCGAGGCTCTCCCCCTGATCATGCTTGGCGTGCTGGTCGTCAACCTGCTCTATTATTTGAATATTTTTGACGCGATCGCCGCGGTGACCGCGCCTGTCGTCAGCGGCCTGCTCGGTTTGCCCAAAGGGGCGATCGTGGCGATCGTGATCGGCTTTTTACGAAAAGATGTCGCGGTCGGCATGCTGGTGCCGCTGGCCCTGACGGTGAAACAGCTGATTGTCGCGTCGGTCGTTCTGGCGACATTTTTTCCGTGCATTGCCACCTTTATTATTTTTATCAGGGAGCTCGGCTGGAAGGACATGCTCAAGGGGACGGCGATCATGCTGGTTACTTCTTTGACCGTCGGCGGCCTGTTGAATTTTATTTTAAACCTCTTTTGA
- a CDS encoding ferrous iron transport protein A, protein MLIPLSKMRNGESGVVQEIRGGGELKNRLAALGLRVALNVTRVSGMIFLGPITVKVGHTQIALGHGMAGKVILEVER, encoded by the coding sequence ATGCTTATTCCATTATCAAAAATGCGCAACGGCGAATCAGGCGTTGTCCAGGAGATCAGGGGGGGCGGAGAGTTAAAGAACCGGCTGGCCGCCCTGGGATTGCGCGTTGCTTTGAATGTGACCAGGGTCAGCGGGATGATCTTCCTTGGCCCGATCACAGTGAAAGTCGGCCATACCCAGATCGCCCTGGGACACGGCATGGCTGGGAAAGTGATCCTTGAGGTTGAGAGATGA
- the typA gene encoding translational GTPase TypA — protein MKKIINIAIIAHVDHGKTTLTDHLLRQGGAFGERDEVVELVMDSNDLEKERGITIFSKNCSIKYKDYKINIVDTPGHADFGSEVERVLKMVDSVLLLVDAREGPMPQTKFVLSKSLKLGLKPIVVINKIDKKGHRAHNVVDEVFDLFVKLDATDEQLDFPIVYTISREGVAKHALEDTSTDLTPLFETILKHVPPYPDKSADPLQMQVTNLAYDDYVGRIAIGRVNSGRLNKGANIVVCKRDGSVKPGKITKLHIFDGLKQVEVNEADCGDIVSVAGMPDITIGETITVAEDPRPLPLLVIDEPTLTMEFIVNNSPFAGREGKFVTTRQIKERLERELETNVGLRLEPLENGEGFTVSGRGELHLSILLEEMRRENYEVQVSQPKVIFKTINNEKMEPMEQTIIQVPEQFAGTVIEKLGQRRGEMLDMSNKNGTITLTYMIPTRGLLGFRAEFIMDTKGEGILNHAFAKYERFKGEIAQRQNGVLISGNTGKTASYALDNLQQRARLFVKPGIEVYEGMIVGENSRAMDMTVNPCKEKKQTNIRAASADEAIRLTPPIILTLEQALEFIDDDELVEITPKNIRLRKKFLTENERDRNR, from the coding sequence ATGAAAAAGATAATCAATATCGCGATCATTGCCCACGTCGACCACGGCAAAACGACGTTGACCGACCATCTCCTCCGCCAGGGGGGAGCGTTCGGCGAGCGGGACGAAGTCGTGGAACTGGTCATGGACAGCAACGACCTGGAAAAAGAGCGCGGGATCACCATTTTTTCCAAGAACTGCTCGATCAAATACAAGGATTACAAGATCAACATCGTAGACACCCCCGGCCACGCCGATTTCGGCTCCGAGGTCGAACGGGTCCTGAAAATGGTCGACAGCGTCCTCCTGCTGGTCGACGCCCGCGAAGGGCCGATGCCGCAGACCAAGTTCGTCCTCTCCAAGTCGCTCAAGCTGGGTCTCAAGCCGATCGTCGTTATCAATAAGATCGACAAGAAAGGGCACCGGGCCCACAACGTCGTCGACGAAGTTTTTGACCTGTTCGTCAAGCTCGACGCGACCGATGAACAGCTTGATTTCCCAATCGTCTATACCATTTCCCGCGAAGGGGTCGCCAAGCACGCGCTGGAAGATACCAGTACCGACCTGACCCCCCTTTTTGAAACGATCCTTAAACATGTCCCGCCCTATCCGGACAAAAGCGCCGACCCTCTTCAGATGCAGGTGACCAACCTAGCCTATGATGATTATGTCGGAAGAATAGCGATCGGCCGGGTCAACAGCGGCCGGCTGAACAAAGGAGCCAACATCGTCGTTTGCAAGCGGGACGGCTCGGTCAAACCGGGAAAGATCACCAAGCTCCATATTTTTGACGGGTTAAAGCAGGTCGAGGTCAACGAAGCCGACTGCGGCGACATTGTCTCGGTCGCCGGAATGCCCGACATCACCATTGGCGAAACGATCACCGTTGCCGAAGATCCGCGGCCGCTCCCCCTGCTGGTCATTGACGAACCGACCCTGACGATGGAATTTATCGTCAACAATTCCCCTTTCGCCGGACGCGAAGGAAAATTTGTCACCACCCGCCAGATCAAAGAACGGCTGGAAAGAGAGCTGGAGACTAACGTCGGCTTGCGCCTGGAACCGCTCGAGAACGGCGAGGGGTTTACCGTCTCCGGCCGCGGCGAGCTCCATCTTTCAATTCTTTTAGAAGAGATGCGCCGGGAAAATTACGAGGTCCAGGTCTCCCAGCCCAAAGTAATTTTCAAGACGATCAACAATGAAAAAATGGAACCAATGGAACAGACGATCATCCAGGTCCCCGAACAGTTTGCCGGCACGGTGATCGAAAAGCTCGGTCAGCGTCGGGGAGAAATGCTCGACATGTCGAACAAGAACGGGACCATCACTCTCACCTACATGATCCCAACCCGCGGCCTGCTCGGTTTCCGGGCGGAATTTATTATGGACACCAAAGGGGAAGGGATACTGAACCACGCTTTTGCCAAATACGAACGCTTTAAAGGGGAGATCGCCCAGCGGCAGAACGGGGTCTTGATCTCCGGCAACACCGGCAAGACCGCCTCTTACGCCCTCGACAACCTTCAGCAGAGGGCCCGCCTCTTTGTTAAACCGGGAATTGAAGTGTACGAGGGGATGATCGTGGGAGAAAACTCCCGCGCCATGGACATGACGGTCAATCCGTGCAAAGAAAAAAAGCAGACCAACATCCGGGCGGCGAGCGCCGATGAAGCGATCCGGCTGACCCCGCCGATCATTTTAACCCTGGAACAGGCGCTCGAATTCATCGACGACGACGAACTGGTGGAGATCACCCCGAAAAATATCCGCCTGCGGAAAAAATTCCTCACCGAGAACGAGCGGGATCGGAATCGCTAA
- a CDS encoding restriction endonuclease, translating to MKIPDYQSIMLPLLKYASDNKEHGIREAIEYIADYFSLTEQDRKEVLPSGSQYIIDNRVGWARTYLKKAGLLESTKRAYFRITDLGLNTLKKNPSEINVGFLEQFPLFMRFRNIKKEKDQDEEQEMAFSATQTPQELLEYGYQKIKRDLSEELLGFVKQSSPRFFEKLVVELMLAMGYGGSRKDAGQAIGQSGDGGIDGIIKEDKLGLDVIYIQAKRWEGVVGSKEIRNFVGSLVGQKANKGVFITTSGFTKDALEYVKTITHKVILIEGVNLARLMIENDIGVSKVISYDVKKIDSDYFIEE from the coding sequence ATGAAAATACCTGACTATCAATCAATAATGCTTCCACTCTTAAAATACGCGAGTGATAATAAAGAGCATGGGATAAGGGAGGCTATTGAATATATTGCCGATTATTTTAGCTTGACCGAACAGGATAGAAAAGAGGTTTTGCCGAGTGGGTCACAGTATATTATTGATAATCGTGTTGGTTGGGCAAGAACATACCTTAAAAAGGCTGGACTACTTGAATCAACAAAGCGAGCATATTTTAGAATAACTGATCTTGGACTTAATACTCTTAAAAAAAATCCTTCGGAAATCAATGTGGGATTCCTTGAGCAATTTCCTTTATTCATGAGATTTAGAAATATCAAAAAGGAAAAAGACCAAGATGAAGAACAAGAGATGGCATTCAGCGCAACACAAACACCCCAAGAACTTTTGGAATATGGCTACCAAAAAATCAAGAGAGATTTGTCGGAGGAATTGTTGGGATTTGTGAAACAAAGCTCACCTCGCTTTTTTGAAAAATTGGTTGTTGAGCTTATGCTTGCTATGGGCTATGGAGGATCTCGAAAAGATGCTGGCCAAGCAATTGGGCAAAGTGGTGATGGCGGAATAGATGGGATTATCAAGGAGGATAAACTTGGGCTTGATGTTATTTATATCCAAGCAAAGCGTTGGGAGGGGGTCGTTGGTTCCAAAGAAATTAGAAATTTTGTTGGTAGCTTGGTTGGGCAAAAAGCGAATAAAGGGGTTTTTATCACTACCTCTGGATTTACAAAAGATGCTTTGGAGTATGTAAAAACGATAACGCATAAAGTTATTTTGATTGAAGGCGTAAATCTTGCGCGACTTATGATAGAGAACGACATAGGTGTTTCAAAAGTAATCAGCTATGATGTTAAAAAGATAGATTCTGACTATTTTATTGAAGAGTAA
- a CDS encoding TrpB-like pyridoxal phosphate-dependent enzyme, with product MTDRKILLSEKEMPTRWYNIAPDLKTPLAPPLHPATHKPLGPADLAPLFPMEIIKQEVSIDPWIDIPQEVIDILKLWRPTPLVRALSLEKALGTKARIYYKNESVSPAGSHKPNTAVAQVYYNKKEGVKRIATETGAGQWGSALSFACALFKLECQVYMVRVSFDQKPYRKLMMQTWGGNVVASPSELTEYGRAVLKSDPNNKGSLGMAISEAVEDAVKREDTKYSLGSVLNHVLLHQTIIGLEAIEQLKSIGEKSPDVVIGCVGGGSNFAGLAFPFLKDKLKGKTNPKVIAVEPMSCPTLTKGLYEYDFGDTAGLTPLVKMFTLGHDFMPPGIHAGGLRYHGMAPIVSNLAKDKVIEAKAYHQTECFADAVLFARTEGIIPAPESSHAIHCAIEEAKKAKEGEVIIFNLSGHGHFDLAAYDTYLSGKLEDYEYPMEKIKEALKKVPKV from the coding sequence ATGACCGACAGAAAGATCCTGCTAAGTGAAAAAGAGATGCCGACCCGCTGGTACAACATTGCTCCGGACTTGAAAACTCCCTTGGCGCCGCCGCTCCATCCGGCGACCCATAAGCCACTTGGTCCGGCCGACCTGGCCCCTCTTTTTCCGATGGAGATCATCAAGCAGGAGGTTTCGATCGACCCGTGGATCGATATCCCCCAGGAAGTCATCGACATTCTCAAGCTTTGGCGGCCAACGCCGCTGGTCCGGGCTTTGAGCCTGGAAAAAGCGCTGGGAACAAAAGCCAGAATTTACTATAAAAACGAAAGCGTCTCCCCGGCCGGGTCGCACAAGCCGAACACCGCCGTGGCGCAGGTTTACTATAATAAAAAAGAAGGGGTCAAAAGGATCGCGACCGAGACCGGGGCGGGGCAGTGGGGATCGGCTCTTTCCTTTGCCTGTGCCTTGTTTAAATTAGAATGCCAGGTCTATATGGTCCGGGTCAGCTTTGATCAGAAACCATACCGGAAGCTGATGATGCAAACCTGGGGGGGGAACGTTGTCGCTTCGCCGAGTGAGCTGACCGAATACGGCCGGGCGGTCTTAAAGAGCGATCCGAACAACAAAGGGAGTCTGGGGATGGCGATTTCCGAAGCGGTGGAAGACGCGGTCAAACGGGAAGATACCAAATATTCTCTCGGTTCGGTCTTGAACCATGTTCTTTTGCATCAAACAATTATCGGGTTGGAGGCCATTGAACAACTTAAGTCAATCGGTGAAAAGAGCCCGGATGTCGTCATCGGCTGTGTCGGCGGCGGGAGCAATTTTGCCGGCCTTGCTTTTCCGTTCCTGAAAGATAAGTTGAAAGGAAAGACCAATCCAAAAGTTATCGCCGTTGAGCCGATGTCTTGCCCGACCCTGACCAAAGGGCTATATGAATATGATTTTGGCGATACCGCCGGGCTGACCCCATTGGTCAAGATGTTCACCCTGGGGCATGACTTTATGCCGCCGGGAATCCATGCCGGCGGGTTGCGCTATCACGGCATGGCCCCGATCGTCAGCAACCTGGCCAAAGATAAAGTTATTGAGGCCAAGGCGTATCATCAGACCGAGTGTTTTGCTGACGCGGTCCTTTTCGCCCGGACCGAAGGGATCATCCCCGCGCCGGAGAGCTCGCACGCCATCCATTGCGCGATCGAAGAAGCGAAAAAAGCGAAAGAGGGGGAAGTGATCATTTTCAATTTAAGCGGGCACGGGCATTTTGACCTGGCCGCATATGACACCTATCTTTCCGGGAAGCTCGAGGATTATGAATACCCGATGGAGAAGATAAAAGAAGCTTTGAAAAAAGTTCCTAAAGTTTAA
- a CDS encoding dihydroorotate dehydrogenase electron transfer subunit, whose amino-acid sequence MATQEQCQVLDHKQVGPRYFKLTLKSHYISTNGEPGQFVNVRVDNGTEPLLRRPISLHRINKEHQTFELLYEVVGEGTTLLTKATIGSKVDVLGPLGSGFKLDPAKKIAILVGGGMGIAPLAALAEKLKTLGGRAVYALAGARDKSCLVCEDELASLANQSVVATDDGSQGRKGYVSDLLIDLLNNTVTQIHYPETAIYACGPKGMLKAVAEIAGQKKIACQLSLEEKMACGIGACLGCSVMTINGYKTVCKDGPVFDAKEISW is encoded by the coding sequence ATGGCGACACAAGAACAGTGCCAAGTCCTCGACCATAAACAAGTTGGCCCTCGATATTTCAAGCTGACCCTCAAATCCCATTATATCTCTACCAACGGCGAACCGGGGCAATTCGTCAACGTCAGGGTAGATAACGGGACCGAGCCCCTTTTGCGGCGGCCGATCAGCCTCCATCGGATCAACAAGGAACATCAGACTTTTGAACTCCTCTACGAGGTTGTCGGCGAAGGGACCACTCTCCTGACCAAAGCGACCATCGGGAGCAAGGTTGACGTTCTCGGACCGCTCGGGAGCGGCTTCAAGCTTGACCCGGCCAAAAAGATCGCCATTCTGGTCGGCGGCGGCATGGGGATCGCCCCGCTGGCGGCACTGGCGGAAAAACTCAAAACGCTCGGCGGACGGGCGGTCTACGCTCTGGCCGGGGCTCGCGACAAAAGTTGTCTGGTTTGCGAGGATGAGCTCGCTTCCCTGGCCAACCAATCGGTTGTCGCCACCGACGACGGCAGCCAGGGCAGAAAAGGGTATGTTTCTGATCTCCTGATCGACCTGTTGAACAATACCGTGACCCAGATCCATTACCCGGAAACCGCTATTTACGCCTGCGGCCCCAAGGGGATGCTCAAGGCGGTCGCCGAGATCGCCGGCCAAAAGAAGATCGCCTGCCAACTTTCCCTGGAAGAAAAAATGGCCTGCGGGATCGGCGCCTGCCTTGGCTGTTCGGTAATGACCATCAACGGCTATAAAACCGTCTGCAAAGACGGCCCGGTCTTCGACGCGAAGGAGATATCGTGGTAG
- a CDS encoding dihydroorotate dehydrogenase translates to MQRRPGLRREGDIVVELAGLKLKNPVLVASGTFGYGKEFADYLDLNKLGGLITKSVSLKAKEGNPPPRIVETPSGMINSIGLQNEGLEAFIKNAIPFLAKLEIPVIVNIAGDTIEEYAELAKQLGKEKTVKGLEVNISCPNVKKGGMAFGIDPTATKEVISAVRKATTLPIIAKLSPNVTDITLTAKAAENAGANAISLINTVVGMAIDIETRRSRIGRPTGGLSGPAIRPIAVRMVYEASKAVKIPVIGIGGIMTGSDAIEFFIAGASAVEVGTANFVDTAAPLRILKEINDYLAKHEIGDHHELIGTFKE, encoded by the coding sequence CTGCAAAGACGGCCCGGTCTTCGACGCGAAGGAGATATCGTGGTAGAACTTGCCGGTCTCAAATTAAAGAACCCAGTTTTAGTCGCTTCCGGAACCTTTGGCTACGGCAAAGAGTTTGCCGATTATCTCGACCTCAACAAACTTGGCGGGCTGATCACTAAAAGCGTCTCCCTGAAAGCTAAAGAAGGGAATCCACCGCCGAGGATCGTTGAAACCCCTTCAGGGATGATCAATTCGATCGGCCTGCAGAACGAAGGATTGGAAGCCTTTATAAAAAACGCCATCCCTTTCCTGGCTAAACTTGAGATCCCGGTCATCGTTAACATCGCCGGCGATACCATAGAGGAATACGCCGAACTGGCCAAACAGCTCGGCAAAGAGAAAACGGTCAAGGGGCTGGAAGTTAACATCTCTTGCCCTAACGTCAAAAAAGGGGGAATGGCTTTTGGGATCGACCCGACCGCGACCAAAGAAGTAATCAGTGCGGTCCGTAAAGCAACCACTTTGCCGATCATCGCCAAACTCTCCCCCAACGTCACCGATATTACCCTGACCGCCAAAGCGGCGGAAAACGCGGGAGCCAACGCCATTTCCCTGATCAACACCGTGGTCGGGATGGCGATCGATATCGAGACCCGGCGCTCCCGGATCGGCCGTCCGACCGGCGGGCTCTCGGGCCCGGCGATCAGACCGATCGCGGTCCGGATGGTTTATGAAGCGTCTAAAGCGGTCAAGATCCCGGTCATCGGGATCGGCGGGATCATGACCGGCTCCGACGCGATCGAATTCTTTATCGCGGGGGCTTCGGCGGTTGAAGTCGGGACCGCCAACTTTGTAGACACCGCCGCTCCTTTGCGGATCTTAAAAGAGATCAACGACTATCTCGCTAAACACGAGATCGGTGATCATCACGAACTGATCGGCACCTTCAAAGAATAA
- a CDS encoding TatD family hydrolase, which translates to MFIDTHAHLTYPEFDLDLNGVIARAKEARLEAIVNIALDEEARRKARSIAAKYPGYIFTAVGIHPHEASTWTKQTEADLRLYMKENKVVGLGEMGLDCHYKLSPLEKQQEVFRRQLQMAQELDLPAIIHSREAAEDTINIIREENRNLKGVLHCFAGDPELEQAALEAGLYISYTANITYPKAIIIRESASRVPLERILIETDCPFLAPQIFRGQRNEPSYVIKVAEKIAELKGLTPEEVAISTTRSAKQLFSV; encoded by the coding sequence ATGTTCATCGACACCCACGCCCATCTGACTTACCCGGAATTCGATCTTGATCTAAACGGCGTGATCGCCCGGGCAAAAGAAGCCCGGCTGGAGGCGATCGTTAACATCGCGCTTGACGAAGAGGCCAGGCGGAAAGCCCGCTCAATTGCCGCCAAATACCCGGGCTATATTTTTACCGCGGTCGGGATCCATCCGCACGAAGCTTCGACCTGGACCAAACAGACCGAAGCCGATCTCCGCTTATATATGAAAGAAAACAAGGTGGTTGGCCTGGGCGAAATGGGACTGGACTGTCACTACAAGCTCTCCCCGCTCGAGAAACAACAGGAGGTTTTCCGCCGCCAGCTCCAGATGGCGCAAGAGCTCGATCTGCCGGCGATCATCCACTCCCGGGAAGCGGCGGAAGATACGATCAACATTATCCGCGAAGAGAACAGGAACTTAAAAGGGGTTCTGCACTGTTTCGCCGGCGACCCGGAGCTGGAACAAGCCGCTCTTGAAGCCGGTCTTTACATATCTTATACGGCCAATATCACCTATCCAAAAGCAATAATCATAAGAGAGTCGGCTTCTCGTGTCCCGCTCGAGCGGATTCTGATCGAAACCGATTGCCCCTTTCTGGCGCCGCAAATTTTCCGCGGCCAGAGGAACGAACCAAGCTACGTCATTAAGGTCGCCGAAAAGATCGCCGAGCTCAAAGGGCTTACACCGGAAGAGGTCGCGATCTCCACCACCAGGAGCGCCAAACAACTCTTTAGCGTTTGA
- a CDS encoding metalloregulator ArsR/SmtB family transcription factor: MKKRCPCVKKELKAVAATLKTVAEDNRLRIICLLLKHELCVCELTEELDLPHNLLLHHLKALTARGLIKKRTAGKYSYYCLDQSAFSKFKKQLAALFNGNP; this comes from the coding sequence ATGAAGAAGCGCTGTCCCTGCGTCAAAAAGGAATTAAAGGCAGTCGCGGCCACCTTAAAAACGGTCGCGGAAGATAATCGCCTCCGCATCATCTGCCTTCTGTTAAAGCACGAACTTTGCGTCTGCGAGCTGACCGAAGAGCTCGACCTGCCGCACAACCTCCTACTCCATCATTTAAAGGCGCTGACCGCGCGCGGGCTGATAAAAAAAAGGACCGCCGGAAAATATTCGTACTATTGCCTGGACCAGTCAGCCTTTTCTAAATTCAAAAAACAATTGGCGGCCTTATTTAATGGCAACCCGTGA
- the arsB gene encoding ACR3 family arsenite efflux transporter: protein MNDGRTIAHEERRLSFFEKYLTIWVFLCIGLGILLGKLFPQAAITLDSIAVYQVSVPIAVCLFFMMYPIMVKIDFHEVVKAGKTPKPVLLTLFINWCVKPFTMLAIASFFLGFLFKGALPGTELLKSGETVELFRSYIAGCILLGIAPCTAMVLIWGHLARGNNGHTLVMVAINSLAMLFLYAPLGGWLLGVNQMPIPWETIVLSVLIYVGLPLLLGYYSRKWVIARKGFKWFEEEFVHYLTPVSIGALLLTLVLLFSFKGELIINQPQIIFLIAIPLFIQTCLIFGLTYALAKWLKLSYQDAAPSALVGASNHFEVAIATSTILFGLSSGASLATVVGVLIEVPVMLGLVWFAKATRPTLFREAHHHD from the coding sequence ATGAATGACGGTAGAACGATAGCCCACGAAGAGAGACGTTTAAGTTTTTTCGAAAAATACCTGACGATTTGGGTTTTTCTCTGCATCGGCCTGGGAATCCTGCTGGGGAAGCTTTTTCCGCAAGCGGCGATCACCCTTGATTCGATCGCCGTCTATCAAGTATCTGTTCCGATCGCGGTCTGTCTCTTTTTTATGATGTACCCGATCATGGTCAAGATCGATTTTCACGAAGTGGTCAAGGCGGGCAAAACTCCCAAGCCGGTCCTCCTGACCCTGTTCATCAACTGGTGCGTCAAACCTTTCACCATGCTGGCGATCGCTTCTTTTTTCCTTGGTTTTCTTTTTAAAGGAGCCCTCCCCGGCACCGAACTCCTCAAGAGCGGAGAGACCGTCGAACTGTTCCGTTCATACATTGCCGGGTGTATCCTGCTGGGGATCGCGCCCTGTACTGCCATGGTCCTGATCTGGGGACATCTGGCCAGGGGGAACAACGGACACACGCTGGTCATGGTGGCGATCAATTCGCTGGCGATGCTCTTTTTATACGCGCCGCTTGGCGGCTGGCTGTTGGGAGTCAACCAGATGCCGATCCCCTGGGAGACGATCGTCCTCTCGGTCCTGATCTACGTCGGCCTGCCGCTTTTACTTGGGTATTATTCCCGGAAATGGGTGATCGCCCGGAAAGGGTTCAAATGGTTCGAAGAAGAGTTTGTTCACTATCTGACCCCGGTCTCAATTGGCGCGCTTCTGTTGACGCTCGTCCTGCTCTTTTCTTTTAAGGGCGAGTTGATCATCAACCAACCGCAGATCATCTTTTTGATCGCCATTCCGCTCTTTATCCAGACCTGCCTGATCTTTGGCCTGACTTACGCTTTGGCCAAATGGTTAAAGCTCTCCTACCAGGACGCGGCCCCTTCGGCCCTGGTCGGAGCAAGCAATCATTTTGAGGTCGCCATTGCCACGTCGACCATTTTATTCGGACTATCGTCCGGAGCATCGCTGGCAACGGTCGTCGGAGTTCTGATCGAGGTCCCGGTCATGCTCGGTTTAGTCTGGTTCGCTAAAGCTACTCGGCCAACATTATTCAGGGAGGCACACCATCATGACTGA
- a CDS encoding arsenate reductase ArsC: MTEKVKMLFVCVENSCRSQIAEGFAKKFGGEKIEAYSAGSKPSGVVNPDAIKVMSEIGIDLSGQKSKGFMELPYQAFDYIVTMGCKDTCPYFPAREKIDWQIEDPKEKGPDFFRKVRDEIGEKVKTIIDKLEEK, translated from the coding sequence ATGACTGAAAAAGTAAAAATGCTGTTTGTTTGTGTCGAAAACTCCTGCCGTTCACAGATCGCGGAAGGGTTTGCAAAAAAGTTCGGCGGAGAGAAGATTGAAGCCTATTCCGCCGGGTCAAAGCCGTCGGGAGTGGTCAATCCTGACGCGATCAAGGTCATGAGCGAGATCGGGATTGATCTGTCCGGGCAAAAATCCAAGGGATTTATGGAGCTCCCCTATCAGGCTTTTGACTACATCGTCACCATGGGGTGCAAGGACACCTGTCCCTATTTCCCCGCCAGGGAAAAGATCGACTGGCAGATCGAGGACCCGAAAGAAAAAGGTCCGGATTTCTTTAGGAAAGTCAGGGACGAGATCGGGGAGAAGGTAAAAACAATAATTGATAAGCTGGAGGAGAAATAG